The Meiothermus sp. genome segment CTCGAGATGGCCGCCGAAGCGGGGGTGCCCTTCAGCGGGGTGTTGTGTGGGCGGGCTACCTGGCAGGATGGGATTCCGGTTTATGCCAAGCAAGGGCTGGCGGCCCTGGAAGACTGGCTTGCCGACCAGGGCGTGAAGAATATCCAGATGCTCAACGAAGTGCTGGCCAAAGGCGCCAAGCCCTGGTGGACGCACTACGGCAGCCTGGAAGCGGCCAGAGGCTAGCGCTCCAAACCAAAAATGGCTCCCAATTGGGAGCCATTTTTTATACCGGATTCAAAAAGATAATCATCCAAACCAAAGATCCCCAGAGGCTATCTTTTTGAATCCTAGAGCACACCCCTCCCGAACGGTCGGCGAAGAAAGCGTCTGCCTTCCAGGGGGCTTACGCCCTCCGCTACGCGGATAACTTCCAAGGGGCTTACGCCCTCCGCTACGCGGATAATTTTGGTCGGGTTGACTCTTTTCCGTTCGGTAACGAATCAGCCGAACCTAATTTATGAAATGTCAATCGCATCGGATAACCGAGAAGACTTCCATCTTCGATTGACAGCATTTGGGTGGCTGTGCTACCCTACAGGACGCATTTGGTGGTGTACACCAATGCCCTTTTAGGGCGCGTAGCTCAGTTGGATAGAGCGACTGACTACGGATCAGTAGGTCGTGGGTTCGAATCCTGCCGCGCCCGCCAGTTTATCCGGGGAATACGCCCCGGATTACTTTTTTCCTCAAGGTTGTTTTTTCAAGCTTGTGTGGTAGTGAGGTCAGGCCCTCCTGGGATAGCCGCTTCAAGCAAGGCCTCGAGGTGTCCCCAAGGTCTGCTCGGGCTGTTCGGTGAAAGCCTTGAGCATCTCAGTTGAAACTTTGGCTAAGCTCTGGTTGAGCAACCGTACATCCCCCAGCATGCGCAGCCCTGGGCCATCAAAGGCGTCCAGGCCTGCGTGAGCGGCCCGCTCCCAAGACTTTAGAACCTGGGGTAACTGTTCGGGAATAAAATGACTATGAACGCTGAGGGTAAACAGGCTCACCAGGATGTTGGGGTCGCCTTCGTACCAAGAGGAAACCCACCTAGCCTCAGATTTGGAGTAGTCCAGCACCCAGAGTTTGCCTGCGGGGTCAAGGGCGAGGTTTTGCAGCATTTTTTCGGAATCCAGCAAATCCTCATCGAGCAAAGCACCTTTCACAGACATGGCCAGTAGAAGCTCAGGATGCTTGAGGTCTACCAACCTATCCAGTTCCAAGACGGGGGTGATGATACCGACGGGCTCGAACCGCTCGTCTACCAGCACCCAGACTCGAGGGCTGCCAAGCCCCACCCCGCGCGCCAGAATGGAGCGCAATACCTCGCCCTGAATCTGAGGCTGCGGTAGCCGCTTCGCACGGTACATCCGGCCCTGGTCGTCATGGGCCAGGTGGGTTTTATCCTTTTCCCAAATCAGGTCTTGCTCGGCAATCACCAGGGTTGCTTCACGCATGTGTTTCCTCCCGCACACTCCCATTGTTGGGTTGCCCGGGGTTCCGACCGGCTGAACGCAGATAAACTGCATTTGTGCTACCCGTATACTGGGTCAAATGCGCGCCCACACCAACCCCTGGTACTTAGTGCTCTCCTCCTATTGGTTTGCGAGTAGCTTCAAATGGTTTCTGATTCTGTTGGTGCTGCTGCCGGCCCGGGTGGCCGAGCTGGTGCCCGAACCCGAGCGGGCCACCCGGCTGGGGTTCTTGTTTGCCCTGGGTGCGGTAATGGCCATTATTGGGCCGCCCATCTGGGGTTACATCTCCGACCGGGTAGGGCGTCGGATGCCCTTTCTGGCCCTAGGGGCCATCCTGACGGCAGGTTCGCTGGTCTGGATGGCCTATGCGGGCAGCTACTGGCAACTGGTGGTGGCCTATTTGCTGCTCCAGCTCGCCGACGATATGGCCACCGGCCCCTACTCGGCGCTCATTCCCGACCTTACGGCCCGCCGGGAACGCGGGGTGGCTTCGGGGTGGCTTGGAACCCTCCAGGTAGGGGGCCAGGTGGTGGCGGGGGCGGTGGGCTTTTTGCTGGCCAACCTACAGTGGCAGTTCCTCCTGATCGCCCTGGTCAACTTGCTGGCCGCCGGGATGATCCTGAGCCTGATTCGGGAGGTGCCGGGGTTGCAGCCACAAAGGCGAGGGCTTTGGGAGAGCATGGTGGCCCCCTGGCGCAACGCCGATTTCCGCTGGGTCTGGTTCACCCGCTTCCTGGTCATGCTGGCGCAATACACGGTACAGACCTACCTTCAGTACTACCTGGCCGATGTGGTGCAAACCTTCCAGGCTTTCGGCCAGACCCTGGCCACTGAAGCCTTCCAGGCGGTAGCGTTGCTGGGTCTGCTCATTTCCATTGGGGCCGCTATTTCGGCGGTGCCTGCGGGGCGCATATCCGACCAACAAGGCCGTAAGCCCATCATCTACGTGGCGGGGGTGGGGCTGGCGGCCTTGATGCTGCCCATCCTGTTGCTGCCGCGCTACGATGTGCTGATAGTGCTGGCAGTGGTGTTTGGGTTTCTGTACGGGGCCTATCTGGCGGTGGACTGGGCGCTGGTCTCGGACGTGTTGCCCAATCCAAAGGCCCATGCCACCGATATGGGTATCTGGCAAACCTCGATTGTGCTGCCACAGGTGCTGGCGGGCGGTTTTGGGGCCATGCTCGATACTTTCAATCGCCAGAGCGCGGGCTCGGGCTATACGGTGCTGTTCTTGATTGCCGCCGTGTGTTTTGTGCTGGGTACCCTTCTGGTGCGCCAGATTCGCTCGGTGCGCTAGCTTGCTTGACAAGCCCAGCGCTCGATCCCATATTGGTAGAGCGCTTTGGCCTAGAGGAAGGCGTACATCCAGCTTGTGGCGTGTGGAGGGATGGCTGAGTGGTTGAAAGCGGCGGTCTTGAAAACCGTTGTAGGCGCGAGCCTACCGGGGGTTCGAATCCCTCTCCCTCCGCCAATACCGGTCTTGGTGTTTCAAATGCCCGGTTTTGTGCTAAAGTATCGTTTGCGGTTTTTGGGGACGTGCCCCCAAACCCAACAACCCAACTGGAGGGGTGGCCGAGTGGCTGAAGGCGGCGGTTTGCTAAACCGTTATAGGGAACGAAAGTCCCTATCGGGGGTTCGAATCCCCCCTCCTCCGCCAGAGTAAAGGCCAGGGAATAGCTTCTCTGGCCTTTTTGCTATATCGAAAATCCTGGTGGGTGTTTTTTTCAGAGCGGCCTCCCACGAATAGTCGTATAGAAGATTTTGCTGTGGCGGGTGGGTACCACGATCAGGACAGCCCATTCCCTGCGGCTTATACCGGATTCAAAAAGACAGTTTACAAAACCAAAAACACCAGAGGCTGTCTTTTTGAATCCTAGAGCACTCCCTTCCAAGGGGCGGTATCGCCCTCCGCTACGCGGATAACTTCGGTCGGGTTAGTTCGTCACCAAAGGGTGACGAACTAACCGAATCTGGTATTACCAGAACCCTCCAAAAGTATGCAAACCGCTGCAGAGTTATCCACAGGTTATCCACAGATTTATCCACAGCTTATTCACAGAGTTTAAACGCATAAACGCAAATTGTTGCAGAGCTATAACGTTTCATCCCCTTTTGTGTAAGGTGTAAAACCCGGTATCACCGGTTCAATAGGGCAACCGCAAGTTGCCTTAAGCACCATCTCCCTCGAGGGGAGAGGGCGGAGGTGAGGGCGTCCGAGCCTCGCTGCTTGACTTGCGTAGGGCAAAAATCCAAGATAAAAAGGCATTCGCTTTGCTCACTACCCCCCACCCTAACCCTCCCCCACAAGCGGAGAGGGGAGTGTGCCTTGTGGTTTTCTGGCCTTGCGGTTGCCCTGACCGGCTCAACCAGGAAAGGCCCAGGGCTTTTCGCATGCGGTAAACTATTGGGCGGTGACACCGCTTTCGTTGTTGTTTCTCACCCTGTTCAATAGCATTTTGGGCCTTTCGGTGTTGTTCCCCATCCTGGGGCCGCTTGCTCGCGAGCTGGGCTTGAGCGAGGTGCAGGTTGGATTGTTTTCCACCGGCTACGCCCTGATGCAGTTCGTCCTGGCCGCCTACTGGGGGCGTCGCAGCGAGGTGCTGGGGCGCAAGCCCATCCTGTTGATGGGCATTGTGGGTTTTGCAGTCAGCTTTTTTTTATTTGCTTTTTTTGCCTGGCTGGGCTACCAGAAAGTGCTTCTGGGGTGGGGTCTTTTTGCGGCTATGCTATTTTCCCGGCTTTTGGGGGGTGCTTTTTCTTCAGCTACCTTGCCCACTGCGCAGGCCTACCTGGCCGATATTACCCCCCGTGAAGGGCGTACCCAGAGCTTCGCCATTCTGGGGGCCGCTTTTGGTTTGGGGGTGATTTTTGGCCCCGCCATTGGGGCGGGGCTGGCTCATTTTGGCTTGCTGGCGCCGGTGGTTTTTTCGGCCAGCCTGGCCCTGCTGAATGCGTTGTTTGTGTGGGTGGTCTTGCCGGAGTCGCGCAAGGCTGAGGCCCGCCCCCAAAGCCCGCCCCAGCTCTCCTGGGCCGACCCCCGTATCCTGCCTTTGCTATTAATAGGCTTGAGCATCAACCTGGCCTCCATCGCCATGGAGCAGACAGTAGCTTTTTTGTATCAGGATCGTCTTTTGCTGAGCCCTGCCCAGACTGCCCAGGCTGTAGGTATAGCCCTGGTGGTTTTTGGGGTGGTGGGGGTGCTGGTGCAGGGGGTCTGGGTGCGGGCTGTCAAGTGGCCGCCGCGAAAGCTGCTGATGCTGGGGATGCCCCTGTTGTTGCTGGGCTACCTGGGCCTGATGTTTGCCTCTAGCTTTGCTTGGCTCACCGCTTCGCTGATGCTGCTGGGTTTGGGTTCCATGACCAGCCCTGGCCTCACGGCGGCTCAGTCGCTGGCGGTCTCCGACGATGAACAAGGTGCAGTAGCAGGCCTGTCCAGTGCGGCGCAGGCCCTGGGCCGGATGCTGGGGCCGGTGGTGGGTACCTCGTTGTACGGGCTTTCCCCGGCCTATCCCTATGTGTTTTCGGCCCTTCTGATCGGGTTGGCGCTGGTGTTTTTCCTTAGCAGGCCGCAGCTGGCAAGCGCTCGGTAGTGGCTTTATCCGGGTTGCAGCCCGGCTTCTTCCAGGAGCTTCTTGAGCATTTCCAGGTTCGCCAGGGCGTGGCCTTTGGTGGTGTTGTTGAAAATGAACCAGACCTGCGTCAGGGTGTGGTGCTCGAGCGCCGCCAGCAGCGCTTGCACCCAGTAGTGCAGTTCCTCTTCGCTGTAGCGATAGTCATGTCGCTCGGACTGATCCTTGCCCTCGTGCCACTTTTCCTTGTTGCGTCCCGAAAGCCGGATGTACGCAGTCTCGCCGGTGAGGTGTAGCTCGTTCTTGGGCAGACCGGGCAGGGGAGGATAATCGGTGCTAACCCAAATCAACCCCGCCCTGTGGAAAGCCTCGCGGACCTCCTCGTTATCCCAGGAAGTGTGACGAAACTCCACTGCCAGGCCGCCAGGGGCCAGGACGTGGTCGGCAAAACGCTGGGCCAGTGCGGCAAAATACCTGCGGTTTTCGGGGGTGCGGTGAAAGCTTTGGGGAAACTGGGCCAGAAAGGGCCCCAGCACCCCTGCCTCGCGCAATGGAGCCACCGACTCAAAAAGCCGCCGGTAGTCGTCTTCGCTAGCGTTGCGCTCATGGGTCATGCGCTGGTGAATTTTGATCGCCCAGTGCACCCGCCCCTGGCTGCGCTCGAGCATGCCAGCAAAGGCTTTGAGGCCCGGAATGTTGTAAAAAGAGGAGTTCAGCTCCACGGCGTTGAAGGTTCGCGCATAGATGGAGAGCCACTCGTCTTTTTTGGCCTCGGGGGGGTACAAGAGGCCCACCCAGTCCTCGTTGGTATAGCCGCCGGTGCCCAGATAGATTTCCACGCTTTCCATTGTGGCACAAGCCCAATTGTCCGAACAAAAACGCGCCACCCGAAGGCAGCGCGTTGGCAGTAGGGGAAGAGCTACTCGACCGTCACGCTCTTGGCCAGGTTCCGCGGCTGATCCACGTCGCGGCCCAGGAATACGGCGGTCTCGTAGGCCAGGAGTTGCAGCGGTACCACGCTTACTACCGGGGCCAGCAGGGGGTGGGTTCTGGGCACGTAAATCACGTCCTGGGCAAACTTCTGTACCTCGGTATCACCCTCGCTGGCCACTGCGATCACCCGCCCACCCCGGGCCCGCACCTCCTGGATGTTGGAGACAGTTTTTTCGTAGAAGGGGCTCTGGGTGGCGAGCACCACCACCGGCAGGCGCTCGTCAATCAGGGCGATGGGGCCGTGTTTCATCTCGCCGGCGGGGTAGGCCTCGGCGTGGATGTAGCTGATTTCTTTGAGCTTGAGGGCCCCTTCGTAGGCGGTGGGGGCCTGGATGTGCCGCCCCAGGAACAGATAGTCCTGGGCCTGGTGGTACTTCTCGGCAATATGGGCAATGTGGGGGCGTTGCTCCAGGGTTTCTTCTACCAGCCGGGGCAGCTTGCGCATCTCGCGCAGGAGTTCCCGCGCCGCCGTTTCGTCTAGGGTGCCCCTGGCCCGGCCCATCCACACCGCCAGCATGGCCATGGCGGCCAGCATGGCGATGTAGGCTTTGGTGGAAGCCACCCCAATTTCCGGCCCTGCGTGAATGTAGAGGGTGTCGTCTACCTCGCGGGTTATGCTGCTGCCCTTGGCGTTGATGACCCCCAGGGTGCCGGCTCCCTTGCGCCCCGCCTCGCGAATGGCCTCGAGGGTATCGATGGTCTCGCCCGACTGGCTGATGCAGATGGCCAGGGTTTTGTCGTCCACCACTGGGTCGCGGTAGCGGTACTCGGAGGCCACGTCAATCTCTACCGGTACCCGGGCCAAAGCCTCCAGCAGATACTTCCCCACCCAGGCCGCGTAATAGGCTGTGCCGCAGGCCACGATGTGCACCTTGTCGTAGCGGGTGGGCTCGAGGCTGAGGCCCAGCTCCACCCCGGCTTCCTCTTCGTAGAGGCGGCCCCCCAGCGTGTTTTCCAGCACCCGGGGCTGCTCGTAGATTTCTTTGAGCATGTAGTGGGGGTGTCCGCCTTTCTCGGCGGCCTCGAGGCTCCACTCCACCGTCACCACTTCCCGCTCTACTGGGTTGCCGGCCAGGTCGGTGACCTGTACCCCCTCGCGGCGCACCACCGCCATATCGCCGTCGTGTAGAAAAATCACCCGGCGGGTATAGGGCAGGAGGGCCGGGACGTCCGAGGCCACGAAGTTCTCCCCCTCGCCCAGCCCAATTACCAGCGGGCTCACGGTGCGGGCTACCACAATCTCTTCGTGGTTCTGGTGGGCTACCACCAGGGCATAGGCCCCGTAGGCCTCGGAGAGGGCCAGTCGCACCGCTTCGGTCAGGCTCCCCTGGTATTTTTCTTCAATCAAGTGGGCCAGCACTTCCGAGTCGGTCTCGGAGCTGAAGGTGTGGCCCCGCGCAATCAGGCCCTCTTTGAGGGGCAGGTAGTTTTCGATGATGCCGTTGTGAATCACGGCAATCTCGCCCTTCTCGGTCATATGAGGGTGGGCGTTGGGGTCGGTGGGGGCCCCATGGGTGGCCCAGCGGGTGTGTCCCACCCCAAACTGCCCGCTCAGGCGGTGCTCCTTCAGGCTATCGGCCAGCACCTTGAGCTTGCCCGCTTTCTTGACCACCTCCAGATGCCCATTGACCTTGACCGCAATTCCCGCCGAGTCGTAGCCCCGGTACTCCAGGCGCTTCAGCCCGTCTAGAATCACCTCCGACGCATCTCTAAAACCCACATATCCCACGATCCCGCACATGTTTCAACCTCACAATCTTGGTCGTTTGCCTCGAGTCAACCCTGTATCAACCATAGAACAACCAAAGGGCCAACCCACCCGTTTTTGCACCAAACCGACGTTACCTTGCCCACCCATTCGGTAGGCCTCCAGCCAGCTCTACAGCTAGCTGATGACTTGCGCTCTACAAATGTCTTCTGATTCCCTTGAACCCTGCTCTTTGGTTGTCCAGCGCTCGCGCTTCTGGCTTTCCCGTGGAGCTGTTCTGACCCGTACTTCTGGGGCCAGCGGAGAGGGCGGGGTTCACGCCCTGGCGGCATCCGCGGAACCTTCGATCTTTCGCAGCTCGCTGCTTATCTCTACCAGAGACCGCCACCTCGTAAGGTAAAAGATGGCTTTCCGGGTGGGAGCAGAATTGGTTTTTGCTAACCGACCCTATTGGAACCACCTTTACCCCCTGCGCTCCTCACTTTGTAGTCAGGTCTCCTTTCTGGGCTTAATAAAGCCCTACTTATTGTACGGTTTTTTCGTCTGTGTGCCCGTTCATACTTGACAGCCCGACAAATACACGGGTATGATGCCCCCCGGATGCGCAAGGTGAGAGCTTTTTGAGCCCCGTGAATGGGGTCGTCTCTTACCAGGCGTCCGTTGCGGATGTAAGGGTTTTTTTGGGAGAGGAAACACGGCAACTCGCCCCGTAAAAGAAATCCCGCACCTCCGCAACATCAGGTTCTTGTGGTGTGTCCATCTGGACACAACACGAGAGTTTGAGGAGGCAGAATGAAGAAGAAGCTAGTAGTTTACTTGGCTGGGTTGCTGACCGTGCTCGGTCTAGGCTTCGGTCAGGCACAGTTCTCCGACGTACCCGCCGGACACTGGGCCAAAGAAGCCGTCGAGCGCATCGCGGCCTGCGGTCTTATCACGGGCTTCCCCGACGGGACGTTCCGTGGTAACACCAACCTGACCCGCTACCAGGCTGCCCTGATCTTCCAGCGCTTGCTCAACGAGATTCAGCAGGGCGGCGAGTGCGTGAAGGGTCAAGGCGGCGGCATGAGCGAAGAGGACATGACCGCCATCCGCAACGCGGTGCAGGAACTGGCCGCCGAGCTGGCTGCTTTGGGTGTGCGCGTCTCGGCCCTGGAAGATAACGCCGCTTCCAAAGACGACATCGCCCGCCTCGAGGCCGCCATCGAAGAGCTCAAGGGCATGAAGGCCGAGCCCGCTCCGTCCGGCATGGACGAAGCCGCCCTGGCCGACCTGGCCGACCGCGTCGAAGCCGCCAGCGTGGCCGCCGACACCGCTTTGGCCCAGGCCCAGATCCTGGCCGAGCGCCTGGACGGCGTGGAAGGCGATGTGGCCGCCCTCAAGACCCAGGTCGAGGCCGATGCCGACAGCATCCGCGCCCTCAACGAGCTGGCCGTGCTGCTGAACCAGGACGTGCTCAGCCTGCAAGACCGCGTCACCGCCCTCGAGAAGCAACTGGGCGACGTGGACTTTGAGAGCTTCGCCAACCGCGAAGACCTGAGCGCCATCCAGGAGTTCGCCACCGCCCTGCGCAGCGACCTGGTGCGCCTCTCCGACCGGGTGAGCGCCCTGGATACCCGTGTGAGTGGGCTGGACAGCCGTCTGGCCGCAGTGGAAGCCACCCGGCCGACCCTGACCGGTTCCTTGCTGGGCCGCTATGGCTACCGCTTTACCACCGGCGCCGATTTCGACATCGACCGCCTTTTCCCGGCAGCGGGTTTCGCGAACGATAGCGACGGTACCGACTTAGCCGGTGCATCGGATACCCTGGGCCAGGCCGACCTGACCTTTGGTCTGAAGCGCACCCCCGGCACCGGCAGCGGCTTCAATCTTGCTGAAGCCAGCGTGGCCCTACGCTTCTCCGCTGGCAATGGCAGCCTTCAGGTGCCCGCCAACACGATCTCGCTCAGGGGGGTTAGCGTTTCCGGCAATGTGGACGGCCAGCCGGTCAGCCTGCGCTATAGCATCAGCAACACCTTCCGCTTCACGCCCTACTTCCTCAACAATAACGCGACGGCCGCGGGCAGCGGCTTTGTGGTGAGCGCCAACCTGACCAAGGCCCTGCTCTCACCCAACTTCACCATTGTGCTGGGCAGCACCGCTGCGAACGCGCTCGCAGCGGACCGCGATTACTTCGGTATCCGCGGCGCCATTAACTTGCTGGGCCTCAACCTGGGCGTGAACTACGCCGAGAACGACCTGCGGGGCACTGGGGCCGATGACCGCAAAGCCGTAGTCGGTGTGGATTGGAGCGGCAAGCTGCTGGGCTTCCTGGACCTCGAAGGCGAGTTCATTAACTCCAACGACATTAACACCAACACCGCTGGCTCCCTCTTCTACGTCCAGGCGGGCACCTCGCTGGGCCCCATCAGCCTGCGCGGGAACTACCGCTCCATCAACCCCGGCTTCGCTACCGGAAACTGGACCGATGCGGCGGCCGGCACTTCCATGGGTCTTTCCCAAGACGACACCGACCGCCTTTTCAACCCCGCCAACGCCGGTGCGGGCTTTGGTCTGATTGCCTCGGCTTCGCTGGGCATCATTGGGGTGAACGGCTACCTCGACAGCCGCGTACCGCAGCTTACCCTAACCCCAGACACCACCGCTTTTGGGGTGGGTGTCACCCTTGGGCCCATCGCCGGCTTTAACGTAACGGGTTATCTCAACAACGCCAGCACCGCGGGCGCTGCGCAGTACTCGGTGGGCAACACCTACTCCAACCGGGGCCCGGCGACGCGCGCGGCCTTCGGCACCAACCTGGGGGTTCGTGTGGCGCACGATGGGGCCGCTTCCGGGGCTTTGATCAGCGGCCTGAACCTGGCTTTTGAGTTCCGTAGTTCGGATGGAGCCAACGCAGGCTTCGGCAGCAACGGCGCCCGTACCGACCTGGTGGGTGAGGCCAGCTACCCCATCAACCTGGGCTTCCTTACCTTCACGCCCAACCTCCGCTACCACAGCTACACTGCC includes the following:
- a CDS encoding MFS transporter, giving the protein MTPLSLLFLTLFNSILGLSVLFPILGPLARELGLSEVQVGLFSTGYALMQFVLAAYWGRRSEVLGRKPILLMGIVGFAVSFFLFAFFAWLGYQKVLLGWGLFAAMLFSRLLGGAFSSATLPTAQAYLADITPREGRTQSFAILGAAFGLGVIFGPAIGAGLAHFGLLAPVVFSASLALLNALFVWVVLPESRKAEARPQSPPQLSWADPRILPLLLIGLSINLASIAMEQTVAFLYQDRLLLSPAQTAQAVGIALVVFGVVGVLVQGVWVRAVKWPPRKLLMLGMPLLLLGYLGLMFASSFAWLTASLMLLGLGSMTSPGLTAAQSLAVSDDEQGAVAGLSSAAQALGRMLGPVVGTSLYGLSPAYPYVFSALLIGLALVFFLSRPQLASAR
- the glmS gene encoding glutamine--fructose-6-phosphate transaminase (isomerizing), giving the protein MCGIVGYVGFRDASEVILDGLKRLEYRGYDSAGIAVKVNGHLEVVKKAGKLKVLADSLKEHRLSGQFGVGHTRWATHGAPTDPNAHPHMTEKGEIAVIHNGIIENYLPLKEGLIARGHTFSSETDSEVLAHLIEEKYQGSLTEAVRLALSEAYGAYALVVAHQNHEEIVVARTVSPLVIGLGEGENFVASDVPALLPYTRRVIFLHDGDMAVVRREGVQVTDLAGNPVEREVVTVEWSLEAAEKGGHPHYMLKEIYEQPRVLENTLGGRLYEEEAGVELGLSLEPTRYDKVHIVACGTAYYAAWVGKYLLEALARVPVEIDVASEYRYRDPVVDDKTLAICISQSGETIDTLEAIREAGRKGAGTLGVINAKGSSITREVDDTLYIHAGPEIGVASTKAYIAMLAAMAMLAVWMGRARGTLDETAARELLREMRKLPRLVEETLEQRPHIAHIAEKYHQAQDYLFLGRHIQAPTAYEGALKLKEISYIHAEAYPAGEMKHGPIALIDERLPVVVLATQSPFYEKTVSNIQEVRARGGRVIAVASEGDTEVQKFAQDVIYVPRTHPLLAPVVSVVPLQLLAYETAVFLGRDVDQPRNLAKSVTVE
- a CDS encoding S-layer homology domain-containing protein, yielding MKKKLVVYLAGLLTVLGLGFGQAQFSDVPAGHWAKEAVERIAACGLITGFPDGTFRGNTNLTRYQAALIFQRLLNEIQQGGECVKGQGGGMSEEDMTAIRNAVQELAAELAALGVRVSALEDNAASKDDIARLEAAIEELKGMKAEPAPSGMDEAALADLADRVEAASVAADTALAQAQILAERLDGVEGDVAALKTQVEADADSIRALNELAVLLNQDVLSLQDRVTALEKQLGDVDFESFANREDLSAIQEFATALRSDLVRLSDRVSALDTRVSGLDSRLAAVEATRPTLTGSLLGRYGYRFTTGADFDIDRLFPAAGFANDSDGTDLAGASDTLGQADLTFGLKRTPGTGSGFNLAEASVALRFSAGNGSLQVPANTISLRGVSVSGNVDGQPVSLRYSISNTFRFTPYFLNNNATAAGSGFVVSANLTKALLSPNFTIVLGSTAANALAADRDYFGIRGAINLLGLNLGVNYAENDLRGTGADDRKAVVGVDWSGKLLGFLDLEGEFINSNDINTNTAGSLFYVQAGTSLGPISLRGNYRSINPGFATGNWTDAAAGTSMGLSQDDTDRLFNPANAGAGFGLIASASLGIIGVNGYLDSRVPQLTLTPDTTAFGVGVTLGPIAGFNVTGYLNNASTAGAAQYSVGNTYSNRGPATRAAFGTNLGVRVAHDGAASGALISGLNLAFEFRSSDGANAGFGSNGARTDLVGEASYPINLGFLTFTPNLRYHSYTAATTPGTEVSYSTLKFGIQASTQPLFFGISLNGAYALRNTDFASGTDASETLIRVGLGFANFLLPGATLNVDAAQVTGSGVGGYTTRGFNNPFTTTNDGLFNGPNGGFGPVAQFTGDGGVRGIQVRYTYAGWGIWYGVFDLDSNGTDFSTIESVGRGFRVFYTLSF
- a CDS encoding DUF72 domain-containing protein, producing the protein MEIYLGTGGYTNEDWVGLLYPPEAKKDEWLSIYARTFNAVELNSSFYNIPGLKAFAGMLERSQGRVHWAIKIHQRMTHERNASEDDYRRLFESVAPLREAGVLGPFLAQFPQSFHRTPENRRYFAALAQRFADHVLAPGGLAVEFRHTSWDNEEVREAFHRAGLIWVSTDYPPLPGLPKNELHLTGETAYIRLSGRNKEKWHEGKDQSERHDYRYSEEELHYWVQALLAALEHHTLTQVWFIFNNTTKGHALANLEMLKKLLEEAGLQPG
- a CDS encoding MFS transporter, with protein sequence MRAHTNPWYLVLSSYWFASSFKWFLILLVLLPARVAELVPEPERATRLGFLFALGAVMAIIGPPIWGYISDRVGRRMPFLALGAILTAGSLVWMAYAGSYWQLVVAYLLLQLADDMATGPYSALIPDLTARRERGVASGWLGTLQVGGQVVAGAVGFLLANLQWQFLLIALVNLLAAGMILSLIREVPGLQPQRRGLWESMVAPWRNADFRWVWFTRFLVMLAQYTVQTYLQYYLADVVQTFQAFGQTLATEAFQAVALLGLLISIGAAISAVPAGRISDQQGRKPIIYVAGVGLAALMLPILLLPRYDVLIVLAVVFGFLYGAYLAVDWALVSDVLPNPKAHATDMGIWQTSIVLPQVLAGGFGAMLDTFNRQSAGSGYTVLFLIAAVCFVLGTLLVRQIRSVR